Proteins from a genomic interval of Rhodospirillaceae bacterium:
- a CDS encoding OmpA family protein: MKTLRSVFTVLILFLVAACAGPKDVIVLLADENGKVGEVTVQSTDGSKVVLNKALASAEVGAGDLTKGQMVQDRVDVVFKDVLSALPQNPVSFILYFRTGGTVLTEASKPVLKKLFDAVANRQAAEIQVTGHTDRVGSAGNNDKLALKRAQAVAQMLIDRGIKTKRVRAVGRGERAPLVPTKDGKREPKNRRVEVIVR; the protein is encoded by the coding sequence ATGAAAACACTACGTTCCGTCTTTACCGTCTTAATCCTTTTTCTCGTGGCTGCCTGTGCGGGCCCAAAGGATGTGATCGTCCTGCTGGCAGATGAAAATGGTAAGGTCGGCGAGGTGACCGTGCAAAGCACAGACGGCAGCAAGGTTGTTCTCAATAAAGCCTTGGCCTCTGCAGAAGTGGGCGCGGGCGACCTGACGAAAGGCCAAATGGTTCAAGATCGGGTCGATGTTGTTTTTAAAGATGTCCTTTCCGCCCTGCCGCAGAACCCGGTGTCTTTCATCCTTTACTTCCGCACCGGTGGGACAGTGCTAACGGAGGCTTCTAAGCCAGTCTTGAAGAAATTATTTGATGCTGTTGCCAACCGCCAAGCTGCAGAGATTCAGGTCACTGGACACACGGACCGGGTCGGCAGTGCTGGCAACAATGACAAGCTGGCGTTAAAGCGCGCACAGGCCGTGGCTCAAATGCTGATTGATCGGGGCATCAAGACCAAGCGGGTTCGGGCCGTCGGGCGCGGTGAGCGCGCGCCCCTGGTGCCGACGAAAGACGGTAAAAGAGAGCCGAAAAATAGGCGGGTCGAGGTTATTGTTCGTTAG
- a CDS encoding DMT family transporter, translated as MKLPSISVGSSVIGEPSTLKGVGYMLVATFFAGCMIVLIRHISFDMHPIEIAFFRAFFGFVVFLPLFMRQGFAPLRTKRLGLHMFRGVMTTLTMIGTFTALSLIPAAKVVAIKFSGPLFAALIAMLVMGEVLRMRRFVAMLIGFAGTLVIMGTNFTEFDLGSTMALASSVFWAMMFVSVKVLSRTESSVTITIYMSLITFPILGLIAIPYWQMPTFEQLGLMLLLGALGSLVHICAAQALKNADVSVISPMDFCKLIWVSILGFLAFGEIPTTETWIGAMMIFGSVSYIAYRERKVKPKGVKDDPTAPTRLTE; from the coding sequence ATGAAACTACCGTCTATTTCCGTTGGCTCTTCGGTAATTGGTGAGCCCAGCACGCTTAAAGGTGTTGGCTACATGCTCGTCGCAACGTTTTTTGCGGGGTGTATGATCGTGCTGATTCGCCATATTTCCTTTGACATGCACCCGATTGAGATCGCATTTTTTCGCGCATTCTTTGGATTTGTCGTATTCCTACCGTTATTTATGCGCCAGGGATTTGCGCCACTGCGCACAAAGCGCCTGGGCTTGCATATGTTTCGCGGTGTGATGACGACGCTGACCATGATCGGAACATTTACAGCGCTGAGCCTGATACCTGCTGCCAAGGTCGTTGCCATAAAATTCTCTGGCCCTTTATTTGCGGCGTTGATCGCCATGCTTGTGATGGGGGAGGTGCTGCGGATGCGCCGGTTCGTTGCCATGCTTATTGGCTTTGCCGGCACCCTGGTAATCATGGGCACAAATTTCACCGAATTTGATTTGGGCTCGACAATGGCGCTGGCGTCATCCGTCTTCTGGGCAATGATGTTTGTCTCGGTCAAGGTCCTGTCGCGGACGGAATCCAGCGTGACCATCACGATTTACATGTCCTTGATCACGTTTCCTATTCTGGGACTCATTGCAATACCCTATTGGCAGATGCCGACCTTTGAACAGCTTGGCTTAATGTTGCTGTTGGGGGCATTGGGCAGCTTGGTCCATATTTGTGCCGCGCAGGCCTTGAAGAACGCGGATGTGTCGGTGATTTCTCCAATGGATTTCTGTAAGCTTATTTGGGTGTCCATTCTTGGGTTTCTGGCTTTCGGTGAAATTCCAACCACGGAGACCTGGATCGGCGCGATGATGATCTTTGGTTCGGTAAGCTATATCGCTTATCGGGAACGGAAGGTTAAGCCGAAAGGGGTTAAAGACGATCCAACAGCTCCAACGCGTCTAACCGAATAA